In one Pseudarthrobacter oxydans genomic region, the following are encoded:
- a CDS encoding GntR family transcriptional regulator has product MPAQETTLRSAGRLRVAVPSVAERVADELRLQLAEGALLPGARLTESTIAEDLGVSRNTVREAFAELASERLVVRHPNRGVFVASLEAADVHDVYTVRRAIEVSALRAGGSPEDVAAVRAAVEEGKRAAAAGDNEALGTANQHFHGAIVAMARSPRLNSIMSQVLAEMRLFFHKATVDAQFYQHYLADNEAICAALESGELDRAADLLLAYLDRSEDNLSNVHGDNPE; this is encoded by the coding sequence ATGCCCGCTCAAGAGACCACACTCCGCTCCGCAGGCCGCCTCCGGGTGGCCGTCCCCTCCGTGGCGGAACGGGTGGCTGACGAACTCCGCCTGCAGCTGGCGGAGGGGGCCCTGCTCCCCGGGGCACGCCTTACCGAATCCACCATCGCGGAGGACCTGGGCGTCTCACGCAACACGGTGCGGGAGGCCTTCGCGGAACTGGCCAGCGAGCGGCTGGTGGTCCGGCACCCCAACCGGGGCGTTTTTGTGGCCAGCCTCGAGGCAGCGGATGTCCATGACGTCTACACGGTCCGCCGCGCCATCGAAGTCAGCGCCCTGCGCGCGGGCGGGAGTCCGGAAGACGTCGCCGCCGTCCGGGCCGCCGTCGAGGAAGGAAAACGCGCCGCCGCGGCTGGAGACAATGAAGCCCTGGGCACCGCAAACCAGCATTTCCACGGCGCCATTGTTGCCATGGCCAGGAGCCCCCGGCTGAACAGCATCATGAGCCAGGTCCTGGCGGAAATGCGGCTGTTCTTCCACAAAGCCACAGTGGACGCGCAGTTCTACCAGCACTATTTGGCGGACAACGAGGCCATCTGCGCGGCGCTGGAGTCCGGCGAACTGGACCGCGCCGCGGATCTCCTGCTGGCGTACCTGGACCGCTCCGAGGACAACCTCAGCAACGTGCACGGGGACAACCCGGAGTGA
- a CDS encoding 5-oxoprolinase subunit PxpA, whose product MASIDLNSDVGESFGHWTLGDDAAMFRSVTSANVACGFHAGDPSVIRRTCREATAAGVAIGAHVGYRDLAGFGRRFLDIQPNELADDVVYQIGALQALAATEGAKVRYVKPHGGLYNAIIHHTAQAQAVVDAVKSVDPGLPIMGLPGSEVLRLAGEAGLRAVPEAFADRAYNPDGTLVSRSEPEAVLSDPAEVAEHVLRMATEGSVRTIDGSILKIRAESICVHGDSPGAVAMAAAVKSALGDAGVSIGSFL is encoded by the coding sequence GTGGCAAGCATCGACCTGAACAGCGACGTTGGCGAATCGTTCGGACACTGGACGCTTGGCGACGATGCCGCCATGTTCCGTTCCGTCACCAGCGCCAACGTGGCCTGCGGTTTCCACGCCGGCGATCCCAGCGTGATCCGCCGCACCTGCCGCGAGGCCACGGCCGCCGGCGTTGCCATCGGTGCACACGTCGGCTACCGGGACCTCGCCGGTTTCGGCCGCCGCTTCCTCGACATCCAACCCAATGAACTGGCCGATGACGTGGTGTACCAGATCGGTGCCCTGCAGGCGCTGGCCGCCACCGAGGGAGCAAAGGTCCGTTACGTGAAGCCGCACGGCGGCCTTTACAACGCGATCATCCACCACACCGCCCAGGCGCAGGCCGTCGTCGACGCCGTGAAATCGGTTGACCCGGGCCTGCCGATCATGGGCCTTCCCGGTTCCGAAGTCCTGCGGCTTGCAGGGGAAGCGGGCCTGCGTGCGGTTCCCGAAGCGTTCGCGGACCGCGCGTACAACCCGGACGGAACGCTCGTCTCCCGGTCTGAACCGGAAGCGGTCCTTTCCGACCCCGCCGAAGTGGCGGAGCATGTATTACGGATGGCCACCGAGGGGTCCGTCAGGACCATCGACGGTTCCATCCTGAAGATCCGCGCGGAAAGCATCTGCGTGCACGGTGACTCGCCGGGGGCCGTAGCCATGGCCGCTGCAGTGAAGTCCGCTCTCGGGGACGCCGGTGTCAGCATCGGCTCGTTCCTCTAA
- a CDS encoding glycoside hydrolase family 32 protein, whose protein sequence is MTSAFSRRRVLQGTGAGALALLMGGTIPATPAWAKRSLRAVYHMTPPSGWLCDPQRPVFLGGEYHLYYLHSTQNNGQGGWDHATTADGVAFTHHGDALPLQPDFPVWSGSAVVDTANTTGFGAGAIVALATQPTDGIRKYQEQYLYWSTDGGYTFTALPDPVIVNTDGRAATTQAEIDNAEWFRDPKIHWDAVRNEWVCVIGRARYAAFYTSPNLRDWQLKRNFDFPNPALGGIECPDLFEMTADDGTRHWVLGASMDAYSIGLPMTYAYWTGTWDGTQFLADDVSNPQWLDWGWDWYGAVTWPAVEAPERRRYAIGWMNNWKYAARDVPTDATDGYNGQNSIVRELRLERQPGGWYSLLSSPIGALANYASSATTFPGRTVNGSYVVPWNGRAYELELDISWEAATNVGISVGRSADGARHTNIGKYGNELYVDRAPSDLGGFSLVPYTRAAAPIDAAARSVHLRIFVDTQSVEVFVNAGHTVLSQQVHFADGDTGISFYTDGGPATFSGITIRSFQ, encoded by the coding sequence ATGACATCTGCCTTTTCCCGTCGCCGTGTCCTGCAAGGCACCGGAGCAGGAGCACTCGCCCTGCTCATGGGCGGCACGATCCCTGCCACGCCGGCCTGGGCCAAGCGCTCACTGCGGGCGGTTTATCACATGACGCCGCCCTCGGGCTGGCTGTGCGATCCGCAGCGCCCGGTGTTCCTGGGCGGTGAGTACCACCTCTACTACCTGCACTCCACGCAGAACAACGGCCAGGGCGGCTGGGACCACGCCACCACGGCAGATGGCGTGGCGTTCACCCATCACGGCGATGCGTTGCCGCTGCAGCCGGACTTCCCCGTGTGGTCCGGATCCGCGGTGGTGGACACTGCCAACACCACAGGCTTCGGTGCCGGCGCCATCGTGGCCCTTGCCACCCAGCCCACGGACGGCATCCGCAAGTACCAGGAGCAGTATCTCTACTGGTCAACCGACGGCGGCTACACGTTCACCGCGCTGCCGGACCCGGTCATCGTGAACACGGACGGAAGGGCCGCCACCACGCAGGCGGAAATCGACAACGCCGAATGGTTCCGGGACCCGAAGATCCACTGGGATGCGGTGCGCAACGAGTGGGTCTGCGTGATCGGCCGGGCCCGGTACGCGGCCTTCTATACGTCCCCGAACCTGCGTGACTGGCAGCTGAAGCGCAACTTCGACTTCCCCAACCCCGCGCTGGGTGGCATCGAGTGCCCCGACCTGTTCGAGATGACGGCCGACGACGGCACCCGGCATTGGGTGCTGGGCGCCAGCATGGACGCCTACAGCATCGGACTGCCCATGACCTACGCCTACTGGACCGGCACGTGGGACGGCACGCAGTTCCTGGCTGACGACGTCAGCAATCCGCAGTGGCTGGACTGGGGCTGGGACTGGTACGGCGCGGTGACGTGGCCGGCCGTTGAGGCACCGGAGCGCCGGCGGTACGCGATCGGCTGGATGAACAACTGGAAGTACGCCGCCCGCGACGTTCCCACGGATGCAACCGACGGCTACAACGGCCAGAACTCGATCGTGCGCGAACTGCGCCTCGAACGCCAGCCGGGCGGTTGGTACTCCCTGCTCAGCAGCCCGATCGGGGCGCTCGCGAATTACGCCAGCTCCGCCACCACGTTCCCCGGCCGCACCGTGAACGGCAGCTACGTGGTGCCCTGGAACGGCCGCGCCTACGAGCTGGAACTCGATATTTCCTGGGAGGCCGCAACGAACGTGGGGATCTCCGTGGGCCGCTCCGCTGACGGCGCCCGCCATACGAACATCGGAAAGTACGGCAACGAGCTCTATGTGGACCGCGCGCCGTCGGACCTGGGCGGCTTCTCGCTGGTGCCGTACACGCGCGCAGCAGCGCCCATCGACGCGGCCGCGCGGTCAGTGCACCTGCGCATCTTCGTGGATACCCAAAGCGTTGAGGTGTTTGTGAACGCCGGCCACACGGTGCTCTCGCAGCAGGTGCATTTCGCCGACGGTGACACCGGGATCTCCTTCTACACGGACGGCGGCCCTGCGACCTTCTCCGGCATCACCATCCGTTCGTTCCAGTAG
- a CDS encoding MFS transporter: protein MTSTNKAARTAARKPPPGALKAYIASLTGTSLEYYDFAIYSVASALVFPKIFFPSNDEFVGLLLSFSAFAVGYLARPIGGVIFGRLGDKIGRKYVLVFTLVLIGVATVLIGALPDYSVIGVAAPTILVLLRLAQGIGVGGEWGGAVLLSSEFGDPNKRGFWSSAAQIGPPAGNLMANGALAILAATLSTEAFLSWGWRVAFLASAILVVFGLVIRLKLEETPVFKAIQAKGDRPKAPIKEVFTTEPRALVSAALSRLCPDVLYALFTVFVAVYATKELGMTTGNVLAAILVGSAFQLFLIPAAGALTDRLNRRWVYGVAAAATAAYIPLFFLMIQGKSVVMLTIGVVIGLALHAFMYGPQAAFITEQFPARLRYAGSSLAYTLAGVIGGAVAPLIFTALYGAASGGWHLIAGYILLTAIITIVGMRLGRDPQPEADLRLLHDGHAQESHA, encoded by the coding sequence ATGACCAGCACCAACAAGGCAGCAAGGACCGCGGCAAGGAAGCCGCCGCCCGGCGCGCTCAAGGCCTACATTGCCAGCCTCACCGGCACCTCGCTTGAGTACTACGACTTTGCCATCTACTCCGTCGCCTCTGCGCTGGTGTTCCCCAAGATCTTCTTTCCCTCAAATGACGAGTTCGTCGGGCTGCTGCTCTCCTTCTCGGCCTTCGCGGTGGGGTACCTGGCCCGTCCCATCGGCGGCGTGATCTTCGGCCGCCTCGGCGACAAGATCGGCCGCAAGTACGTCCTCGTGTTCACCCTGGTGCTGATCGGCGTCGCCACCGTCCTCATCGGTGCCCTGCCCGACTACTCGGTCATCGGCGTCGCAGCCCCCACCATCCTGGTGCTCCTGCGCCTGGCCCAGGGCATCGGCGTCGGCGGTGAATGGGGCGGTGCGGTCCTGCTGTCCAGCGAATTCGGCGATCCCAACAAGCGCGGTTTCTGGTCCTCGGCTGCGCAGATCGGCCCGCCGGCCGGCAACCTGATGGCCAACGGCGCCCTGGCGATCCTGGCGGCCACGCTCAGCACCGAGGCCTTCCTCTCCTGGGGCTGGCGCGTAGCCTTCCTCGCCTCGGCCATCCTGGTGGTCTTCGGCCTCGTGATCCGCCTCAAGCTGGAGGAAACCCCGGTCTTCAAGGCCATCCAGGCCAAAGGCGACCGCCCCAAGGCGCCCATCAAGGAAGTCTTCACCACCGAACCCCGGGCCCTGGTCTCGGCCGCCCTCTCGCGCCTCTGCCCCGACGTCCTCTACGCTCTGTTCACCGTGTTCGTGGCCGTCTACGCCACCAAGGAACTGGGCATGACCACGGGCAACGTGCTGGCGGCAATCCTCGTCGGATCCGCTTTCCAGCTCTTCCTGATCCCGGCCGCCGGCGCCCTCACCGACCGCCTCAACCGCCGCTGGGTGTACGGCGTTGCCGCCGCCGCAACCGCCGCCTACATTCCGCTGTTCTTCCTGATGATCCAGGGCAAATCGGTGGTGATGCTGACCATCGGCGTGGTGATCGGCCTGGCCCTGCACGCCTTTATGTACGGCCCGCAGGCCGCCTTCATCACCGAACAGTTTCCGGCCCGCCTCCGCTACGCCGGCAGCTCGCTGGCCTACACCCTGGCCGGCGTCATCGGCGGCGCCGTGGCCCCGCTGATCTTCACCGCCCTGTACGGCGCAGCATCCGGCGGCTGGCACCTGATCGCCGGGTACATCCTCCTGACGGCCATCATCACCATTGTGGGCATGCGCCTGGGCCGCGACCCGCAGCCCGAGGCCGACCTCCGCCTGCTCCACGACGGCCACGCCCAGGAGAGCCACGCCTGA
- a CDS encoding 5-oxoprolinase/urea amidolyase family protein, with translation METVTNPATARVLAARVLAVRPVGTTAVLAELSGLHDVLALQALLLEHPLPGQVEVLAAAETVMVKADSPRAARRMAARLLELDLAVHAQPEGRLVVIEAVYDGEDLADVGRLTGLGAEGVVAAHTGQVWTVAFGGFAPGFGYMVGENQLLEVPRRSSPRTAVPAGSVALAGNYSAVYPRQSPGGWQLIGRTAARMWDLAREQPALAAPGDRVQFRAVRELVELSAPEADAANSEAPAAREQAGRSGLRILSPGLQSLVQDLGRPGYGGLGVSAAGALDRSSLRRANRIVGNEPAAAVVETVAGGLRVQAVGDQVLAVTGAPAALTVATPSDVPAGPEAADADDAGLPERVREVPMATAFALLDGETLTLGAPERGFRTYLAIRGGLDAEAVLGSRSTDTMSGIGPAPLASGQLLAAGAATSSNVVGNPEVQPDFPDTGVTVLDVVPGPRDDWFGAAALESLCTQDWSVTPRSNRVGMRLDGEPLQRSRDGELASEGTVAGAIQVPPEGQPVLFLADHPITGGYPVIGVVVDHQLDLAAQVPIGGRIRFRWAPGYGLPLEPSSTSLNVSQKK, from the coding sequence ATGGAAACAGTCACCAACCCCGCCACTGCGCGCGTCCTCGCCGCCCGTGTTTTGGCCGTACGGCCGGTAGGCACGACGGCGGTGCTCGCCGAACTCTCCGGGCTCCACGACGTGCTGGCGCTGCAGGCCCTCCTGCTGGAGCATCCGCTGCCCGGCCAGGTGGAGGTCCTCGCGGCCGCCGAAACCGTGATGGTCAAGGCGGATTCGCCCCGGGCCGCACGGCGGATGGCGGCCCGGCTGCTGGAGCTGGACCTGGCGGTGCACGCGCAGCCGGAAGGCAGGCTCGTGGTCATCGAGGCCGTGTACGACGGCGAGGACCTCGCTGACGTGGGCAGGCTCACCGGCCTCGGTGCCGAGGGAGTGGTGGCGGCCCACACGGGGCAGGTCTGGACCGTGGCCTTCGGCGGCTTTGCCCCGGGCTTTGGATACATGGTGGGGGAGAACCAGCTGCTGGAAGTCCCGCGCCGGAGCTCCCCGCGGACTGCCGTCCCGGCCGGATCCGTGGCCCTTGCAGGCAACTATTCCGCCGTCTACCCCCGGCAGTCCCCGGGCGGCTGGCAGCTGATCGGCCGCACCGCCGCCCGGATGTGGGACCTGGCCCGCGAGCAGCCCGCCTTGGCTGCCCCCGGGGACCGGGTGCAGTTCCGGGCGGTGCGGGAACTCGTGGAACTTTCCGCCCCGGAGGCTGATGCCGCGAATTCCGAAGCACCGGCAGCCCGGGAACAGGCCGGCCGTTCCGGACTGCGGATCCTGTCGCCCGGGCTCCAAAGCCTGGTCCAGGACCTTGGCCGGCCCGGCTACGGCGGCCTCGGTGTTTCCGCAGCCGGTGCGCTGGACCGTTCCTCCCTGCGCCGTGCCAACCGCATCGTGGGCAACGAGCCAGCTGCCGCCGTCGTCGAAACCGTTGCCGGCGGCCTGCGCGTGCAGGCCGTGGGAGACCAGGTGCTGGCTGTCACCGGCGCGCCGGCGGCACTGACTGTTGCCACGCCGTCGGACGTTCCCGCCGGCCCCGAAGCTGCGGATGCGGACGACGCCGGCCTGCCGGAGCGGGTGCGCGAGGTGCCCATGGCCACGGCATTCGCCCTGCTGGACGGCGAAACCCTGACCCTTGGCGCGCCGGAACGGGGCTTCCGCACCTACCTTGCCATCCGGGGCGGCCTGGACGCCGAAGCCGTGCTCGGCAGCCGGTCCACGGACACCATGTCCGGGATCGGGCCTGCGCCGCTGGCCTCGGGGCAACTGCTTGCCGCCGGAGCCGCCACGTCCTCCAACGTGGTGGGAAATCCTGAGGTGCAGCCGGACTTCCCGGACACCGGGGTGACTGTCCTGGACGTCGTGCCCGGTCCTCGGGATGACTGGTTCGGCGCCGCCGCACTGGAATCGCTCTGCACCCAGGACTGGAGCGTCACGCCGCGCTCCAACCGGGTGGGCATGCGCCTGGACGGTGAGCCGCTCCAACGGAGCCGGGACGGGGAACTGGCCAGTGAGGGGACGGTTGCCGGCGCCATCCAGGTCCCGCCGGAAGGGCAGCCCGTGTTGTTCCTGGCGGACCACCCCATCACGGGAGGCTACCCCGTGATTGGCGTGGTGGTGGACCACCAGCTGGACCTCGCCGCCCAGGTGCCCATTGGCGGCCGCATCAGGTTCCGTTGGGCCCCCGGCTACGGCCTGCCCCTTGAACCGTCCAGCACTTCCCTCAACGTTTCCCAGAAAAAGTGA
- the hxlA gene encoding 3-hexulose-6-phosphate synthase has translation MKLQVAMDVLTVEAALDLAGKVAESVDIIELGTPLIKNAGLSAVTAVKTAHPDKIVFADMKTMDAGELEAEIAFTAGADLVSVLGSADDSTIAGAVKAATAHNKGVVVDLIGVADKVSRAQEARALGAKFIEFHAGLDEQAKPGYNLDVLLSAGEEARVPFSVAGGVNLSTIGAVQRAGADVAVVGGSIYSADDPAVAAKELRAAIS, from the coding sequence ATGAAACTGCAAGTAGCAATGGACGTCCTCACCGTCGAAGCCGCCCTGGACCTTGCCGGCAAAGTCGCCGAGTCCGTGGACATCATCGAGCTCGGCACCCCGCTGATCAAGAACGCCGGGCTCTCGGCCGTGACCGCCGTTAAGACCGCCCACCCGGACAAGATTGTCTTCGCGGACATGAAGACCATGGACGCCGGCGAGCTCGAGGCCGAAATCGCCTTCACCGCGGGCGCGGACCTGGTGTCCGTCCTGGGCAGCGCCGACGACTCCACCATTGCCGGCGCCGTGAAGGCCGCCACGGCCCACAACAAGGGCGTGGTGGTGGACCTGATCGGCGTTGCGGACAAGGTGTCCCGCGCCCAGGAAGCCCGCGCCCTGGGCGCCAAGTTCATCGAGTTCCATGCCGGCCTGGATGAGCAGGCCAAGCCGGGCTACAACCTGGACGTGCTGCTGAGCGCAGGAGAAGAGGCCCGCGTGCCGTTCTCGGTGGCCGGCGGCGTGAACCTGTCCACCATCGGAGCCGTGCAGCGCGCCGGGGCCGACGTGGCCGTCGTCGGCGGTTCCATCTACAGCGCCGACGATCCCGCCGTCGCCGCCAAGGAACTGCGGGCCGCGATCAGCTAG
- the hxlB gene encoding 6-phospho-3-hexuloisomerase has protein sequence MGTIAATDPAAPADPALTGTARAFDRNRALVMDEVSRVSQHVDAAEIAALVTELRLADRIFVTGAGRSGLVLKMAAMRLMHLGLTVHVVGETTAPAIRAGDLLLAASGSGTTAGVVTAAETAVAQGARVAAYTTSAGSPLAAAAAAVVLIPAAQKADHGSAVTRQYSGSLFEQVLFATTEAVFQSLWDEDAAAPEDLWQRHANLE, from the coding sequence ATGGGCACCATCGCCGCAACAGACCCGGCGGCCCCGGCTGATCCAGCCCTGACCGGCACAGCCCGGGCCTTTGACCGCAACCGGGCCCTGGTCATGGACGAGGTCAGCAGGGTCTCCCAGCACGTGGACGCCGCAGAGATCGCAGCCCTGGTGACCGAGCTTCGGCTGGCCGACAGGATCTTCGTCACCGGCGCCGGACGCAGCGGCCTGGTCCTGAAGATGGCGGCGATGCGGCTGATGCACCTCGGGCTGACGGTGCATGTGGTGGGCGAAACCACGGCACCGGCCATCCGTGCCGGGGACCTGCTGCTCGCAGCCTCGGGTTCCGGCACCACCGCCGGCGTGGTGACAGCGGCGGAAACCGCTGTCGCCCAAGGCGCCCGCGTGGCCGCCTACACCACCAGCGCTGGTTCCCCGCTCGCGGCCGCTGCCGCCGCCGTCGTCCTCATTCCGGCTGCACAGAAGGCGGACCACGGCTCGGCGGTGACCCGGCAGTACTCCGGGAGCCTCTTTGAGCAGGTGCTTTTTGCCACCACGGAGGCGGTGTTCCAAAGCCTGTGGGACGAGGACGCCGCCGCCCCGGAGGACCTCTGGCAGCGGCACGCGAACCTCGAATAA
- a CDS encoding IclR family transcriptional regulator produces MASNNDREPDADTEAGQHGGVQSVDRALAVLEILARDGHAGVSDIAEEMGIHKSTVSRLLGSLVSREMVHQNSERGKYQLGFGILRLASSIPGRLSLVREARPVLEALAEEFKETVNLAVLRSNYAVNVDQAMGPSTLATYDWVGNLTPLHATSSGKVLLAALPAEDRDRILKETGLPARTPRTITNRKELETQLIDVAREGYGVVREEFEIGLTAVAVPVYNHLGAVIGAISISGPAFRFDPETAPGLIEALKQGGLQVSARMGYTGRR; encoded by the coding sequence ATGGCTTCCAACAACGATCGCGAACCCGACGCCGATACCGAGGCGGGCCAGCACGGCGGCGTCCAGTCCGTGGACCGTGCCCTCGCCGTCCTGGAGATCCTGGCGCGGGACGGCCACGCCGGGGTGAGCGACATCGCCGAGGAAATGGGCATCCACAAGTCAACCGTCTCGCGGCTCCTGGGTTCGCTGGTGAGCCGGGAAATGGTCCACCAGAACAGCGAGCGGGGAAAGTACCAGCTGGGCTTCGGCATCCTGCGGCTGGCCAGCTCCATTCCGGGGCGGCTCAGCCTGGTCCGCGAGGCCCGGCCCGTCCTCGAGGCCCTGGCGGAGGAATTCAAGGAGACGGTGAACCTGGCCGTCCTCCGCTCCAACTATGCCGTCAACGTGGACCAGGCGATGGGCCCGTCAACCCTGGCCACCTACGACTGGGTGGGAAACCTGACACCGCTGCACGCCACCTCGAGCGGCAAGGTGCTGCTGGCCGCGCTGCCGGCGGAAGACCGGGACCGCATCCTGAAGGAGACGGGACTCCCGGCGCGGACGCCCCGGACCATCACCAACCGGAAGGAACTCGAAACCCAATTGATCGACGTCGCCCGCGAGGGCTACGGCGTGGTGCGGGAGGAGTTCGAGATCGGGCTGACTGCCGTTGCCGTTCCGGTCTACAACCACCTGGGCGCCGTGATCGGGGCCATCAGCATTTCCGGGCCGGCGTTCCGCTTTGATCCGGAAACGGCCCCTGGGCTTATCGAAGCACTGAAGCAGGGCGGGCTCCAGGTCAGCGCCAGGATGGGTTACACCGGGCGCCGGTGA
- a CDS encoding response regulator transcription factor, which yields MDIAHRLRAALSPYWESSALVIFTEDCTGRPQKKAGAEAIISRVSIAELDALRTLLAGDGYGADGAAWRGEAVFGGELRPVLAVSSPSNALLVLSDPQPGQASGTGPDPQWVLHYLWTMAAERIREKVADAPPSYLIESRAASAERLRVTAELVDRHSTTLETLLAALRSPALADAAARTAATDVAAKALVGLRTLSDRTTDLVEEPVASAFQRLREDLRPLMNFSGIDVQFIEPPVNGRALPGEVAHAARAIVRGLVLAMVDQQGVRRIRTQWDCDGVNLLVNVRDDGPGELSATEPAVARLVQRVEALNGSMGVDVMPGWGADVAVTLPLDPPSRPPADIAGWNLGDRELEVLQLLAVGQRNRGIAAKLHISENTVKFHLRNLYRKIGASSRTEAMALAHSNGLR from the coding sequence ATGGACATCGCCCACCGGCTGCGGGCGGCCCTCAGCCCCTACTGGGAATCAAGCGCCCTGGTGATTTTCACGGAAGACTGCACCGGCCGGCCGCAGAAGAAGGCCGGTGCCGAGGCCATCATCAGCCGCGTGTCCATCGCGGAACTGGACGCCCTCCGCACCCTGCTCGCCGGTGATGGTTACGGGGCGGACGGCGCCGCCTGGCGCGGTGAAGCCGTGTTCGGCGGCGAACTGCGCCCGGTCCTCGCGGTTTCCTCGCCCAGCAATGCACTGCTGGTCCTCTCCGACCCGCAGCCCGGCCAGGCCTCCGGGACCGGGCCGGACCCGCAGTGGGTCCTGCACTACCTCTGGACGATGGCAGCCGAGCGGATCCGCGAGAAGGTGGCTGATGCGCCGCCGTCGTACCTCATCGAGTCCCGCGCGGCCTCGGCCGAGCGCCTGCGTGTGACCGCCGAACTGGTGGACCGGCATTCCACCACCCTGGAAACGCTGCTCGCCGCGCTGAGGTCGCCGGCGCTGGCCGACGCCGCCGCCAGGACGGCGGCAACCGACGTCGCGGCCAAGGCCCTGGTGGGACTCCGTACGCTCAGCGACCGCACCACGGACCTCGTGGAGGAGCCCGTTGCCTCCGCATTCCAGCGCCTGCGCGAGGACCTGCGCCCGCTGATGAACTTCAGCGGCATCGACGTCCAGTTCATCGAGCCGCCCGTTAACGGCCGGGCACTTCCCGGCGAGGTGGCGCACGCCGCCAGGGCGATCGTCCGCGGCCTGGTGCTGGCCATGGTGGACCAGCAGGGAGTGCGCCGGATCCGCACCCAGTGGGATTGCGACGGCGTGAACCTGCTGGTCAACGTGCGCGACGACGGTCCCGGCGAACTTTCCGCCACCGAACCCGCCGTGGCACGCCTCGTCCAGCGCGTGGAGGCGCTCAACGGCAGCATGGGTGTGGACGTCATGCCGGGCTGGGGCGCCGACGTGGCCGTCACCCTACCGCTCGACCCGCCCAGCCGCCCGCCGGCCGACATTGCCGGCTGGAACCTGGGGGACCGTGAGCTGGAGGTCCTCCAGCTCCTGGCGGTGGGCCAGCGGAACCGGGGCATTGCCGCAAAGCTCCACATCAGCGAGAACACCGTGAAGTTCCACCTCCGCAACCTCTACCGGAAGATCGGCGCCTCCTCCCGCACCGAAGCCATGGCGCTCGCGCACAGCAACGGCCTGCGCTGA